A window of Elusimicrobiota bacterium genomic DNA:
TTTGGAAATCTCAGGGGCTTCAATTTCTAACAGCCTGGTAGAGGGGGCAATAAGTTCATTTTTTAAAATTTTATTCATAAATATGCAAGTACGCGGTCAATTTTTGAGATTGCAGAAAAAACATGATGTTACAACATTTTTCCAGTCTGTTTTGCCTCCGCGCGAGCGGGGGATAATATGGTCCAGGTTAAGTTTATCCGTTGTGAGTTTTTTTCCGCAATAAAAGCACTTATAATTATAATGCTCGTAAAAGTTCCTTATTTATTCCTTTGTACCTTAGTCTTCCGTTATAGTTCTGCCGGATAACATCAATAAAACAACAATTACGAAAATTATAGTTGCCTGCAAAAGAAGAATGAAGGAACCCTGGGAACCGGTTTGACGGATAATCAGGGCTCCCAGGCCAAGGCATAAATTCAACAATATAATAAATCTTACGCTTTGCCGCACTGATAACCCTAATTTAAGCAGGCGGTGATGAAAATGGTCTTTCCCTGCATATTCCAGCCATTGCCCGAATGTTTTGACATTGCCGTTTTTTATTCTTGAAATTGTGGTATAAATCATATCAAATATGGGAATGCTCAGTATGAGCAGAGGCGTTGAAAACCCTACTATCCTGTTGTTTTGGGTCCAGGTTCCCAATACTGCGAATCCGGCTAATAAGAACCCGATCAATGTGGCCCCGGAATCGCCTAAAAAAATCTTTGCTTTGTTCCAATTATAATGTAGAAAACCAAAACATGCGCCAGTTAACGCGATGCACATCCAGGCCAAATACAATTGGTTTGTCTGCAAAGCAATAATAAAGAACAGCAATGAACAAACAGCTCCAAATGAAGTAACAAGCCCGTCGATACCGTCAAGGAAATTTACTGCATTCAGAATACCAGTAAACCAGAATAGAGATATGATGACATCGGCCAGATAATGAAAAGAATATCGGTCTGGAATTATTGTTGTATGAACTCCATAGGCAATAGCAATTAAAGACGCGAGCAATTGGAAGAAAATTCTTACTTTTGCCGGGACAGGCCGGACATCGTCAAAAAGGCCTAAAACAAAAATTATCGTTCCTCCGGCCATAAGGCCGAAAATCTCTTTTGAAAACTGAAGATTTCTTGCGATTGTTATTATAAAAGCGGTATAGATAACAATGCCGCCTATTCTTGGTACGGGCGATTTGTGAACTTTTCTTTCATTAGGATAATCCAGCAGGCTGAATTTATGGCCTAGATATATAATCAATGGAGTTAAAAGATATGAAATCGCTGTCCCTAAGATAAAAACGTAAAACCACCGTAGATTATACTTATAACCCCAGGCCCCTCCGGAGGGCTGCAACAAAAACAAAATCAATATCCCCGGCAAAATAAAACGAAGTTTTTTCATGGTTTTACAGGTTCAATCCAAAATCGAGAGCCAGCTTTAAAGGGACAAATCCTTCGGCATATTTAGTCCTGTTCTGGAATCCTCTGAATAGGGCGCATGCTTTTGAACTTTCTATAATTGAAAGCTCCGCAATACGCGTAGAATGAACCTGCGACTTGTGCGATTCAAGCAAGATAATTTTACTTTGTATTGTTGCGGCTATATCAGTGTAAACAGAGGGGAGAAAATTTATTGTCGTAGGAACTTCATAAAATAAAACATTGCGTATGTACCTGGCGGCCGTCGCTGTGGCCTGGCTGGTATTTCTATGGTCCTGATGAGTATCTTCAGGATAATGGACAAAAATTAAAGTAGGATTTACTTTTTTGATTATAAATTCAATTTTATTGATAATTTTTTTGGTTATGGGTATTTTTGTATCAGAAAAATTGCCCCAGAAAAGATGGGCTTTCAATATTTTTGAGACTTTCAACTGTTCTTTCTTTCTTAAGCCGGGATGGCCGCCCGCTTCACCCCGGGTCATGACCAGAAGGAAGATATTATGGCCGGCTTTTGCCAGTTTTATCAAAGTGCCGCCGCAGCCGTATTCCAAATCATCGGGATGTGAGCCAATTACCAGTATGTTCATTAGCGCTCCTGTTAAATGCATTAGAGAGTTAAACTTTGAATTGTTTCGATGACAATTTCTTTGTCAATTATTCTAGCTTCTTTGCCAAAACCTGTCAATAGAGCGCTGTCGCAAATGAGATTTATCCTTCTTGGTATTCCGCCTGAGCGGTCGTAAATTAAACTTAAGGATTCGTCGGTAAAAATCTGTTTGGACGCTTGCGCAATATTTAACCTGTGGATAATATAATTTTTGGTATCTTCGCGGGACAGGCCTTCCAGGTGAAACCCCATGGCTATTCTCTGGTTAAGCTGTTTTATGTTTTCAACGTTTTCCTTTAATTCCGGCTGCCCGATCAAAAGAAGGTTGAGTAAAAATTTATTGTCCTGCTGGTAGTTGAGCAGCAGCCTTATTTCTTCGAATATATTTTTGTCTTCAATGGCGTGCGCCTCGTCAATTATTACAACAGTTCTTTTGCCGTCCGCAGCGTTGTTTTTTAAAACCTGTTCCAGCGCGATCAGTATGTCCGCTTTTCTGGTGGGAATCCGCTGTACGCTGAGATAATACACGATCATTCTTAAAAGTTCTATATCATCCAGGCGGGGATTGGTAATCACCGCTACTTTATAAATATCCTGCTCTATTTCTTTTAGGATCGCCTGCGAAAGCAATGTTTTGCCGCATCCGTAAATACCGGTGAGCAGTCCTGCGCCTTTTCCTTCCCTGATAACATAAAGCATCCTCGCCAGACCTTCTTCATGCTGGCGTGAATTAAAAAAGAATTTATGGTCAGGCGTGTTTTCAAAAGGTTTTTCGCTGAAGCCCCAGAATTTTTCGTATACCACATTATCCTCTTAACAATTTAGAACTATCCGGCCCGCAGTTAAAAAGCAGGTCTATCGCCGACATATAAGGTTCAAACCCCCCGGGGTAAGCCTGGCTATATTGGGGGTGTTTAAAATCCTGGTAAATCAATTTTATTTTTTCCTTTTCAAACAAGCTCTCATCCATATATTCTTTTCCGCCCGCGCCGGACAAATAGGTGTCAGAGTTCAGTTTCTCGCAAATGTTTATAATTCTTTGCGTAGAAGTCCCCGTGATGTTCAATTCTGATTCAACTTTTACCGGCGTCTTTATATCAAAAATTTTCAGCAACAGGAAAATAATTTCTGAATTCAAATCAACAAGTTTTGACCATGTTTTAGCATACATGGCTTCAAAACTGTTTTGATAGTCCTTGAAATATTTTGAATGGTTGTAATTCGTTTTTATGGATTCCCAGTGTTTTTCCTGCCAGCGGACGGTATTATCAATTGCCACTTCAGAGATTTTCTGATAGAACTTTTCTTTTGTAATTACCGGAACTGTCAGCCAGATGGAGCCGTTTTTTGTCAGAATTTTGTTTCTGTTCTGGAATTCTCTTTTTTTGTATTGCACATTATCCAGAAATATAAATTCATCACTTTTGGCAATTTTATGAAAATATCCGATCCAGGGAATATATTGCGGTTGATGAACAGAAACAATCATTCAATCATTATATAAAAAAATGGGGTTAGTGACAAGTTTTGTGGAGTTTTCCATATCAATTTCAATTCTGCAATAGGTATGGTTTTTTACCGGTTGGAATTCGAATTCGATATTTGCGGGTGATTCCTTTGTAATTGTATTGATAATTTTACCATCTTCTATGAACCTGGTTTTAAGTTTGCGATGGGAATTATCACTTGTTGAAATTGTAAAAAATATTTTTACTTTTCCGCGATAATGCAAGCTTTCAC
This region includes:
- a CDS encoding HNH endonuclease; this translates as MRNFYEHYNYKCFYCGKKLTTDKLNLDHIIPRSRGGKTDWKNVVTSCFFCNLKN
- a CDS encoding undecaprenyl/decaprenyl-phosphate alpha-N-acetylglucosaminyl 1-phosphate transferase, translating into MKKLRFILPGILILFLLQPSGGAWGYKYNLRWFYVFILGTAISYLLTPLIIYLGHKFSLLDYPNERKVHKSPVPRIGGIVIYTAFIITIARNLQFSKEIFGLMAGGTIIFVLGLFDDVRPVPAKVRIFFQLLASLIAIAYGVHTTIIPDRYSFHYLADVIISLFWFTGILNAVNFLDGIDGLVTSFGAVCSLLFFIIALQTNQLYLAWMCIALTGACFGFLHYNWNKAKIFLGDSGATLIGFLLAGFAVLGTWTQNNRIVGFSTPLLILSIPIFDMIYTTISRIKNGNVKTFGQWLEYAGKDHFHHRLLKLGLSVRQSVRFIILLNLCLGLGALIIRQTGSQGSFILLLQATIIFVIVVLLMLSGRTITED
- a CDS encoding PIG-L family deacetylase — protein: MNILVIGSHPDDLEYGCGGTLIKLAKAGHNIFLLVMTRGEAGGHPGLRKKEQLKVSKILKAHLFWGNFSDTKIPITKKIINKIEFIIKKVNPTLIFVHYPEDTHQDHRNTSQATATAARYIRNVLFYEVPTTINFLPSVYTDIAATIQSKIILLESHKSQVHSTRIAELSIIESSKACALFRGFQNRTKYAEGFVPLKLALDFGLNL
- a CDS encoding AAA family ATPase encodes the protein MVYEKFWGFSEKPFENTPDHKFFFNSRQHEEGLARMLYVIREGKGAGLLTGIYGCGKTLLSQAILKEIEQDIYKVAVITNPRLDDIELLRMIVYYLSVQRIPTRKADILIALEQVLKNNAADGKRTVVIIDEAHAIEDKNIFEEIRLLLNYQQDNKFLLNLLLIGQPELKENVENIKQLNQRIAMGFHLEGLSREDTKNYIIHRLNIAQASKQIFTDESLSLIYDRSGGIPRRINLICDSALLTGFGKEARIIDKEIVIETIQSLTL
- a CDS encoding WbqC family protein, with product MIVSVHQPQYIPWIGYFHKIAKSDEFIFLDNVQYKKREFQNRNKILTKNGSIWLTVPVITKEKFYQKISEVAIDNTVRWQEKHWESIKTNYNHSKYFKDYQNSFEAMYAKTWSKLVDLNSEIIFLLLKIFDIKTPVKVESELNITGTSTQRIINICEKLNSDTYLSGAGGKEYMDESLFEKEKIKLIYQDFKHPQYSQAYPGGFEPYMSAIDLLFNCGPDSSKLLRG